ttgagttttttgttttcattggtTTATGATATCGATTAAACTAAAACTAaagtatttattaaaattttcaaatgcgAACTTAACAAAAACATCAGTCTATAAAGATTGTTCTTAAACGAATTCTAAGGAATATATTTTCGATTAGATCTTATTTCGTTTCCATTTTCTCCGCGGCTCCATGGGAAACTTCGTCCGTTTTACTTTGTTCTGATTGTTTAATACTTAAATGCGCTGGACCGGTTTGTTGAATCTGGACAATACGTtcgttattatttttattcttgACTGCTGGTGGCGCCGCTTTGATTGTCAAGACACCATCAGAGGATATGGTTGAAACGACATCTTTCGGGTCAAAACCTTTTGGTAGGGTATATTTCCGTATAAAGTGCCTCTGTATGAAACCATGTTCATCTTCTCGCTCCTCGTGTTTGCCTTCCACCATGACTGTCCTATCCACTGTTTTGACTAGCAATTCATTTGGTGAGAATTGTGAAACATCCATGCACACCTGAAAGCCATTCTTATCGACAGTTGGAATTATTTCTGATTTGTCCCATTTCAAATCTTTGCCTGAACGATCGCATTTCGATGTCAGATAGGAATAGTAACGTTTGCGTGGATGTAGTATCAAAGAACGATGTCGTGGGCGTGAATTGAATATATCCATGGGATGGATACCAAGACCAAATGGGCCCTCCAGTAATTCATCCATTTCACTCCATGGATCAAAATCGTATATTAATGGTATTAGCGACATGTTTTCCACTGTATTAAATAGTATTCTTTGCAAATGTAATAAATCTTTTGGTTTTAACCACAGCGATTTGTTTTcaatctgctaaaacagcagttaCTCTATTGTTTCAAGTTTTGATTTGAACTGAACATGCTGACTTCTCAGTGTAACGGCTTTTATACTTTTTGATTGTGGCAATGGCAAAGCGAAGAGAATATTCTGGTAATTTTTCTATGTCTACAAAAGAGAAGACTATTCTGGAATGAAAAATTGTATACAATGAGAGCATGCTAGAAAGAGAATATAACGTATACAACTGTAATGGATGACAATCTCTTTTGTGGCAAGAGAGAActcttgttttattttcattgatgactctttatttttttcgaaacaaaCATGCAATGCAAATAATTGAATGAATTTCATGGACACACACATACACGTTGTATATAAACGTAAAAATATGCCCAAGAATTGAGGATTCGAGGGCTTCTAGAAAAAACTGTGTGTTTATGTAGGTATGAAACATTCTTAATTatagtttttgtaaacattataATCTTAATGcaactataaataattttatttcttcatcaacaaattttaacgaatttatttaaaacttaGAAAACCTCTTTGAAATTAGTCAGCATGTCTTaattatatccaccaccatagactGGTAATTGAGTATaaaaagtttgccattccgtttacaCATCGATATCAATTtccgtcggtctgtctgtctgaTGTGATCAGGCTACATCCTTCAATAATGACTAGGGTTTCCCCGGACTTTTCCATTCCGTGGaagcgggaatttttttttcgaatttcccgggaacccgggaaattccaaaaattagtaaattatactaaaataagaaatattttgtaataacaaaatgcaaaaagctTTTACAATGGTCACAATGGATAGTTTTCTCCGATATAGGgggattttttgtaacattaaaACTTGTATGGAAAttaaagaaacttatttcgatgtCACAATCGTAAAACAGAGTCACTATATGCACATTTTCGGTCAATATTCCCAGAAGGAATACACcatctatatttatataaattaaagtaactatTATAATAAAAGTTGTCATTTTACTATTTCATAAACACATCCATGCAataattatgacaatattttgcaattatgcaattgcaaaagtgcacacagaaaaaacagtgaacccaccaggaaagaaaattttagatagttttagaaaaaatatattaattttagaaaattttaactaaactgtaataGAAACGCGGATGACACGccgatttaaataattttcgataaattcaaagaaatttattagacataattcatttttttttttcaattgttaaagaaaatttcgaattttgaaggaaaaaattggagttaaaaaattgcaaaaagtctttagtaccatacaaagttcatgatgggctaaTTACTggtaaatggtacaaattttaagaaattctgaactatttttatacttcatttatgtataattttttcctctattttagttttattaactaacgtacgcaaaaaattattaacgtcatggaaactttattaaaacgtaataattccgtgaactaaaatagaattaaatcagctttagtgaaatatagggttcacttttttttgagtgtgtttatataaagtaaaattacCCATTGTTTAGTTTACCAGTCTATTGGAATgccggtttacagaaatatgacgaGCCCGTTAGAACCTGGGCTCGACCCCACGACTATTTATGTCGGACAAGGCAACTATTACTACTTGGAACATATTCAAATAGGAGAATGCAATTTCCaaagtaattgaaattttttacttaaattatttcatttcatagttTATTTTATCTAAATAAAAATACCACAAACAAGTTATATTTTCTTCTCCACTTAGGCTAAATTATACCCAATTCACATGAGCCTCAAAATCTACttaaaatgttgaaatgttaaagtagattttggaagtgtaatgagaATGATGATTTATCCAATGGTactgaaaataatgtttttgtagtatttaccccaaatttaaaaaatttaaaaaattctaattgattagaaaattttgtccaaatttttttctatagaaaaattgtcaaaattttatttttatagaaaattttgttaaaatgttaattatatttgtcaaaattttatttctataaaaaatgttgtcaaaattttattcctaacatataaacaattttgttaaaattttatttatatgaaaaatgtcaaaattttatttacatacaaaatcttatttctatagaaaattttagaaggtACCGCTCGTAAGGATTCAAGAGTACACAACATACTTCACATACATCTCAGAGCTATGGATAGCTCTGGCTCATATACATATTTCTTGTTTGCAAGAACCTACACAttccataattaaaaaaaaaaatcataatatatCATATTTACATTTCTTACCTtgattgtttggtaaaattttcaatagttcatGAGCTGAAGATATCGGtgaaaaaatggcaattttttctacattttttgggttttaagcatgaagatgaaatttttccgacttaaggtgagtactatgttcgggtttttcaccaaaacactaaactaaaagtacaaaaatatgtatgaagacgatattttgatcaagtctttccaaataatggaaggaaaagatccaaggaattgattgcaaataattttatatttctatattaattaattaaaaaaaagtaaccgtgaaaacaagctggttttcagcttgaaaactgaacatagtactcagctttatatATTCAGTATTTTTGTttgcctacacggatgaaaaagactgtttttcatatgtttggctataaacattatatgtttggaacacaaatttttaaacacaatatttttgagtgcaagcatataatgttcataaactagcataacatgtttgggacatatatgttaatatgttagaacatattatgtttgtaaatataatatgtttggatgcaaacatatattaatttagaaatagcctataaacatatatgtgtttagtagcttggagcgctatttaacagggagcgatattgaattaaattggtggttgttgcttgttattacaaaattaacattttatttttccttgagcaattgatcagctacttctttgatccttacaaactgtgtggtccgctgttcgaatccccgtccggcaaaaggtaaaattaaaataaaaaatcataaaattgaataatttcttctacaatgtttgtattacagaaaaaggtgctaagaactaaaaaatctcgtggaagtgagaaagatgtcggggaatatacaattgggcagaaacaaaattttgagcattcaggtcgaaaacctatgttgttagcacctatattacctgtttattttcataattcattatgattgtaaatatataaataaataaataaaattttgagcacaatattgtttgggagaatttttttaagcatataatatttttgggtgcaaaatgcttccaaacatattatatgttcacataataacatattgtttttttggaagacaacattattgaatttggatgcaaaaatacaaaatgtttggaacttagactacccaaacatatattgtttagaccaatatgctttcaaacatattatatattggtagagatcaaacatataaatgtttcagcaatacccaaaaatatatatgcttgaagcaaaatatgtttgggagtatatgttacagaagcgattttttgtgagcgtgtagtcaagagctacaactttgcGGAAGgctgaaaaaaacaaataacactaCTTTTCGAGGTATTTATAGCCATTATTTTAAAAGGGGGCGTGGCCCacactttttttctgaaatcaatttttttataactacaaATCTACTCACCAAATTTTGTGAAGCTAACTTGGTCGCACCAAGTagtttttgccgctaaaatcccATAGTGCAATGTCAtgtccgtgtaaaagtattactgtaTTACTGCTGGTATATGT
This is a stretch of genomic DNA from Haematobia irritans isolate KBUSLIRL chromosome 4, ASM5000362v1, whole genome shotgun sequence. It encodes these proteins:
- the LOC142235235 gene encoding heat shock protein 27-like, with product MSLIPLIYDFDPWSEMDELLEGPFGLGIHPMDIFNSRPRHRSLILHPRKRYYSYLTSKCDRSGKDLKWDKSEIIPTVDKNGFQVCMDVSQFSPNELLVKTVDRTVMVEGKHEEREDEHGFIQRHFIRKYTLPKGFDPKDVVSTISSDGVLTIKAAPPAVKNKNNNERIVQIQQTGPAHLSIKQSEQSKTDEVSHGAAEKMETK